The genomic segment CCTGTCTTCCCGGTGATCGTTGTGGTGTCCGGTCCGGCTGGTCACCACGAGGAGCACCGATGTCCACGAAGGAAAACCCGTTCCACCGCCCCGCGATCGTGCTGGGTGGCACGCTGTCCACCCTGCGTTCCACCGTCCGCGGCCAGGTCTGGCTGCCGGGTGACCCGGGCTTCGACCACGTCCGCCGCCCCTGGAACCTCGCCGTCGAGCAGCCCGCGGCCGCCGTGGTCGAGGCCGCCGACGCCGAAGACGTCGTCGCACTGGTCGAGTACGCCCGCAGAGCCGGGCTGGGCATTTCCACCCAGCCCAACGGGCACGGCGCCACCGGGCGCACCGGCGGCACCATCCTGCTGCGCACCCGGCGGCTCGACTCGATCGAGATCGACCCGGTGGCCCGCCGCGCCCGCATCGGCACGGGTGTGCCGTCTGGCCGCCTGCAGAGCGCCGCCGCGGCACACGGACTGACCGGCCTGCCCGGCAGTTCCCCGGTCGTCAGCGTCACCGGCGTCGCCCTCGGCGGCGGGCTGAGCTGGTTCGGCCGCGCCCACGGCTGGGTCGCCGACAGCGTCACCGCGTTCGACATCGTGGACGCCGGAGGCCACGCCCGGCGCGTCGATGCCGAGACCGACCCCGACCTGTTCTGGGCGTTGCGCGGCGGAGGCGGCGACTTCGCCGTCGTCACCTCGCTCGAAGTGGCGCTGCACCCGGCACCACATCTCTACGGCGGCCGGGTGCTGTGGTCCGGCGAGCACACCGCCGAAGTCGCCGAGGCGTACCGGCGGCTCACCGCCACCGCGCCGGATGAGCTGACCGCCTGGCTGGAACTGCTGCACTTCCCCGGCTCGGCGCCGATGGTGGCGATCGACCTCACCCACCTCGGCAAGGCAGCCGAAGCACGGGAACTGCTGGCCCCGCTGGACCTGCTCCCCGAGCCGATCTCCGACAGCAGACGGATGCTGCCCGTCTCCGAGCTCGGC from the Amycolatopsis magusensis genome contains:
- a CDS encoding FAD-binding oxidoreductase gives rise to the protein MSTKENPFHRPAIVLGGTLSTLRSTVRGQVWLPGDPGFDHVRRPWNLAVEQPAAAVVEAADAEDVVALVEYARRAGLGISTQPNGHGATGRTGGTILLRTRRLDSIEIDPVARRARIGTGVPSGRLQSAAAAHGLTGLPGSSPVVSVTGVALGGGLSWFGRAHGWVADSVTAFDIVDAGGHARRVDAETDPDLFWALRGGGGDFAVVTSLEVALHPAPHLYGGRVLWSGEHTAEVAEAYRRLTATAPDELTAWLELLHFPGSAPMVAIDLTHLGKAAEARELLAPLDLLPEPISDSRRMLPVSELGTITAEPTDPGAGLSRGELLTEFDEVTVKTLLAEPIAPLMSVQIRHLGGAFARPSDSPHGPLTEPYAVYLFGIPADPATAAAVAARQQALADTLPTSGRKPLTFLNPGETAADAFAPASLARLRKIKRRTDPANTFRSNFPVSAGITPPNS